In Gymnogyps californianus isolate 813 chromosome 1, ASM1813914v2, whole genome shotgun sequence, the following are encoded in one genomic region:
- the HMGXB4 gene encoding HMG domain-containing protein 4 isoform X2, producing the protein MGGLFSFSVSQTFSCRWERGKEPRRGNTFSGSCRTTMAYDDSKKKEEFLESNRSVDDVGLATGRIQREKKRSYKDLLQDEDEIATQVRKPSEKRLKDTELFPGTEPHKKKRKHSSDEFCYRGVSPLDLPSKKKKKAVSSPSSADTTMDLLKAITSPLATSSKSSKKTSEKSSYSSSGHSESKKEHHKKKLSGSSGEHSVDDGSFHKSKKMKPLYVNTETLTLREPDGLKMKLILSPKEKSSAADDDSFSYSSAPAAAKKSSKKSARDEQGSFLLGHELQSFLKSSRKKHKPPPDSHPPSESFGADTSLFSEGHGSEYEISGMEAPPESGSSSGGELEAGELVIDDSYREIKKKKKSKKSKKKKDKEKHREKKHSKSKKSSGHAPVAVAEVTVSPPPPPSTPYVLPPPPPAVFHSDGQGEKRRKKEDKEKDKEKEREREKPKKKNMSAYQVFCKEYRTTIVSEHPGIDFGELSKKLAEVWKQLPEKDKLIWKQKAQYLQHKQNKAEATTVKRKASSSDGAPKIKASPTGVISPHKKSPTSTVVVSSSPAKVPETDPIDVAAHLQLLGESLSLIGHRLQETEGMVAVSGSLSVLLDSIICALGPLACLTTQLPELNGCPKHVLSNTLDNIAYIMPGL; encoded by the exons ATGGGAGGgttattttcattctctgtttctCAGACCTTTTCCTGTAGATGGGAACGGGGGAAGGAGCCCAGACGTGGCAACACATTCTCAGGCTCCTGCAGGACCACCATGGCTTATGATGACtccaagaagaaagaag AGTTCCTAGAGAGTAACCGAAGTGTTGATGACGTGGGGCTGGCAACTGGCAGGATACAGCGAGAGAAAAAGCGCTCTTACAAGGATCTGCTGCAAGACGAAGACGAGATAGCAACTCAGGTCAGGAAGCCCTCAGAGAAAAGGTTGAAG GACACTGAGCTTTTTCCGGGGACAGAACCtcacaaaaagaagagaaagcactCCTCCGATGAGTTCTGCTACAGAG GTGTTTCGCCTTTGGATCTACCatcaaagaagaagaaaaaagcagtttctagCCCATCCTCAGCTGATACAACCATGGATTTACTCAAGGCTATCACCTCACCTTTGGCCACAAGCTCAAAGTCTTCAAAGAAGACGTCTGAAAAATCATCTTATTCTTCCTCTGGccattctgaaagcaaaaaagagcaCCACAAGAAGAAGCTGAGTGGGAGCAGTGGGGAGCACTCAGTGGATGACGGCAGCTTCcacaaatctaaaaaaatgaaacctctCTACGTGAATACAGAGACACTTACTCTTCGTGAACCTGATGGCTTGAAGATGAAGCTCATCCTTTCACCGAAAGAGAAAAGTAGTGCAGCAGATGATGATTCTTTCTCCTATTCttcagcaccagcagctgcaaagaaatCTTCAAAGAAATCAGCTCGAGATGAGCAAGGCTCATTCCTGCTGGGTCATGAACTGCAGAGCTTCCTGAAGTCATCCCGGAAGAAGCACAAACCACCTCCGGACTCACATCCACCTTCTGAGAGTTTTGGTGCTGACACCTCCCTTTTTTCAGAGGGCCATGGGAGCGAGTATGAGATTTCAGGTATGGAGGCACCGCCAGAATCTGGTTCCTCTTCTGGTGGGGAGTTGGAGGCTGGAGAGCTAGTGATAGATGACTCCTACCGGGAAatcaagaagaagaagaagtcaaaaaaaagtaagaaaaaaaaagacaaggagaaacacagagagaagaaacactCTAAGTCTAAAAAGAGTTCTGGGCATGCTCCTGTGGCAGTAGCAGAAGTAACAGTgtcacctccacctcctcccagtACCCCCTACgttcttcctccacctcctcctgctgtttttCACTCAGATGGTCAAggtgagaagaggaggaaaaaggaagacaaggaGAAGGACAAA gaaaaagaaagagaaagagaaaaa ccaaagaagaaaaacatgtctGCCTATCAAGTGTTCTGTAAGGAATATCGTACAACTATTGTGTCTGAGCACCCTGGAATAG ATTTTGGAGAGCTAAGTAAAAAATTGGCAGAAGTGTGGAAGCAGCTACCTGAGAAGGATAAACTG ATCTGGAAACAGAAAGCTCAGTATCTCCAACACAAGCAGAATAAAGCAGAGGCCACCACTGTGAAGAGAAAGGCATCATCTTCAGATGGTGcaccaaaaataaaag CTTCTCCAACAGGAGTGATTTCCCCTCATAAGAAATCCCCCACCAGCACCGTGGTGGTGTCTTCCTCACCAGCCAAAGTCCCTGAGACAGATCCTATTGATGTAGCTGCACACTTACAGTTGCTGGGTGAATCTCTGAGCCTCATTGGACACAGACTGCAAGAAACAGAG GGAATGGTGGCTGTTTCAGGAAGTTTGTCAGTACTTCTAGATTCAATCATCTGTGCTTTAGGCCCATTAGCATGTCTGACCACGCAACTACCCGAGTTGAATGGCTGCCCTAAGCACGTTTTG tcAAACACACTAGACAACATCGCCTACATCATGCCTGGACTTTGA
- the HMGXB4 gene encoding HMG domain-containing protein 4 isoform X1 — translation MGGLFSFSVSQTFSCRWERGKEPRRGNTFSGSCRTTMAYDDSKKKEEFLESNRSVDDVGLATGRIQREKKRSYKDLLQDEDEIATQDTELFPGTEPHKKKRKHSSDEFCYRGVSPLDLPSKKKKKAVSSPSSADTTMDLLKAITSPLATSSKSSKKTSEKSSYSSSGHSESKKEHHKKKLSGSSGEHSVDDGSFHKSKKMKPLYVNTETLTLREPDGLKMKLILSPKEKSSAADDDSFSYSSAPAAAKKSSKKSARDEQGSFLLGHELQSFLKSSRKKHKPPPDSHPPSESFGADTSLFSEGHGSEYEISGMEAPPESGSSSGGELEAGELVIDDSYREIKKKKKSKKSKKKKDKEKHREKKHSKSKKSSGHAPVAVAEVTVSPPPPPSTPYVLPPPPPAVFHSDGQGEKRRKKEDKEKDKAEKWEKEKEREKEKEREKEKEREKEKEGEKEKEREKEKEREKEKEREKEKEKEKEREKEKEREKEKEREREKEREKEKEREREKPKKKNMSAYQVFCKEYRTTIVSEHPGIDFGELSKKLAEVWKQLPEKDKLIWKQKAQYLQHKQNKAEATTVKRKASSSDGAPKIKASPTGVISPHKKSPTSTVVVSSSPAKVPETDPIDVAAHLQLLGESLSLIGHRLQETEGMVAVSGSLSVLLDSIICALGPLACLTTQLPELNGCPKHVLSNTLDNIAYIMPGL, via the exons ATGGGAGGgttattttcattctctgtttctCAGACCTTTTCCTGTAGATGGGAACGGGGGAAGGAGCCCAGACGTGGCAACACATTCTCAGGCTCCTGCAGGACCACCATGGCTTATGATGACtccaagaagaaagaag AGTTCCTAGAGAGTAACCGAAGTGTTGATGACGTGGGGCTGGCAACTGGCAGGATACAGCGAGAGAAAAAGCGCTCTTACAAGGATCTGCTGCAAGACGAAGACGAGATAGCAACTCAG GACACTGAGCTTTTTCCGGGGACAGAACCtcacaaaaagaagagaaagcactCCTCCGATGAGTTCTGCTACAGAG GTGTTTCGCCTTTGGATCTACCatcaaagaagaagaaaaaagcagtttctagCCCATCCTCAGCTGATACAACCATGGATTTACTCAAGGCTATCACCTCACCTTTGGCCACAAGCTCAAAGTCTTCAAAGAAGACGTCTGAAAAATCATCTTATTCTTCCTCTGGccattctgaaagcaaaaaagagcaCCACAAGAAGAAGCTGAGTGGGAGCAGTGGGGAGCACTCAGTGGATGACGGCAGCTTCcacaaatctaaaaaaatgaaacctctCTACGTGAATACAGAGACACTTACTCTTCGTGAACCTGATGGCTTGAAGATGAAGCTCATCCTTTCACCGAAAGAGAAAAGTAGTGCAGCAGATGATGATTCTTTCTCCTATTCttcagcaccagcagctgcaaagaaatCTTCAAAGAAATCAGCTCGAGATGAGCAAGGCTCATTCCTGCTGGGTCATGAACTGCAGAGCTTCCTGAAGTCATCCCGGAAGAAGCACAAACCACCTCCGGACTCACATCCACCTTCTGAGAGTTTTGGTGCTGACACCTCCCTTTTTTCAGAGGGCCATGGGAGCGAGTATGAGATTTCAGGTATGGAGGCACCGCCAGAATCTGGTTCCTCTTCTGGTGGGGAGTTGGAGGCTGGAGAGCTAGTGATAGATGACTCCTACCGGGAAatcaagaagaagaagaagtcaaaaaaaagtaagaaaaaaaaagacaaggagaaacacagagagaagaaacactCTAAGTCTAAAAAGAGTTCTGGGCATGCTCCTGTGGCAGTAGCAGAAGTAACAGTgtcacctccacctcctcccagtACCCCCTACgttcttcctccacctcctcctgctgtttttCACTCAGATGGTCAAggtgagaagaggaggaaaaaggaagacaaggaGAAGGACAAAgctgagaaatgggaaaaggaaaaggaaagagaaaaggaaaaggaaagagaaaaggaaaaggaaagagaaaaggaaaaggaaggagaaaaagaaaaggaaagagaaaaagaaaaggaaagagaaaaggaaaaggaaagagaaaaggaaaaagaaaaggaaaaggaaagagaaaaggaaaaggaaagagaaaaggaaaaggaaagagaaagagaaaaggaaagagaaaaggaaaaagaaagagaaagagaaaaa ccaaagaagaaaaacatgtctGCCTATCAAGTGTTCTGTAAGGAATATCGTACAACTATTGTGTCTGAGCACCCTGGAATAG ATTTTGGAGAGCTAAGTAAAAAATTGGCAGAAGTGTGGAAGCAGCTACCTGAGAAGGATAAACTG ATCTGGAAACAGAAAGCTCAGTATCTCCAACACAAGCAGAATAAAGCAGAGGCCACCACTGTGAAGAGAAAGGCATCATCTTCAGATGGTGcaccaaaaataaaag CTTCTCCAACAGGAGTGATTTCCCCTCATAAGAAATCCCCCACCAGCACCGTGGTGGTGTCTTCCTCACCAGCCAAAGTCCCTGAGACAGATCCTATTGATGTAGCTGCACACTTACAGTTGCTGGGTGAATCTCTGAGCCTCATTGGACACAGACTGCAAGAAACAGAG GGAATGGTGGCTGTTTCAGGAAGTTTGTCAGTACTTCTAGATTCAATCATCTGTGCTTTAGGCCCATTAGCATGTCTGACCACGCAACTACCCGAGTTGAATGGCTGCCCTAAGCACGTTTTG tcAAACACACTAGACAACATCGCCTACATCATGCCTGGACTTTGA